From one Triticum aestivum cultivar Chinese Spring chromosome 4B, IWGSC CS RefSeq v2.1, whole genome shotgun sequence genomic stretch:
- the LOC123090846 gene encoding 14-3-3-like protein A has protein sequence MSTAEATREENVYMAKLAEQAERYEEMVEFMEKVAKTADVGELTVEERNLLSVAYKNVIGARRASWRIISSIEQKEESRGNEAYVASIKEYRTRIETELSKICDGILKLLDSHLVPSATAAESKVFYLKMKGDYHRYLAEFKAGAERKEAAENTLVAYKSAQDIALADLPTTHPIRLGLALNFSVFYYEILNSPDRACNLAKQAFDEAIAELDSLGEESYKDSTLIMQLLRDNLTLWTSDNAEEGGDEIKEAASKPEGEGH, from the exons ATGTCTACCGCTGAGGCAACCCGTGAGGAGAATGTGTACATGGCCAAGCTCGCCGAGCAGGCTGAGCGTTATGAGGAAATGGTCGAATTCATGGAGAAGGTGGCCAAGACCGCTGATGTAGGTGAGCTCACTGTTGAGGAGCGCAACCTGCTCTCTGTGGCTTACAAGAATGTGATTGGTGCCCGGAGGGCTTCCTGGAGGATCATCTCCTCCATTGAGCAGAAGGAGGAGAGCCGTGGGAACGAGGCCTATGTCGCATCAATCAAGGAGTACCGTACCAGGATTGAAACCGAGCTCAGCAAGATCTGTGATGGCATCCTCAAGCTTCTGGACTCCCACCTTGTCCCCTCTGCCACTGCAGCAGAGTCCAAGGTGTTCTATCTGAAAATGAAGGGTGACTACCACAG GTACCTTGCGGAGTTCAAGGCGGGTGCTGAGAGGAAAGAAGCAGCTGAGAACACTCTTGTAGCATACAAGTCAGCCCAG GACATCGCGCTTGCTGACTTGCCTACCACCCACCCGATAAGGCTTGGACTTGCACTCAACTTCTCAGTGTTCTACTATGAGATCCTGAACTCTCCAGACCGTGCTTGCAACCTTGCCAAGCAG GCATTTGATGAAGCTATTGCTGAGCTGGACTCCCTCGGCGAGGAATCCTACAAGGACAGCACcttgatcatgcaacttcttcgtGACAACTTGACTCTCTGGACCTCTGATAACGCA GAGGAGGGTGGTGATGAGATCAAGGAAGCCGCCTCAAAGCCAGAGGGAGAGGGGCACTGA
- the LOC123090847 gene encoding protein CASP encodes MDPSPAAAERDRSPPPPPPPPPSSSTSPLAVVCSFWKDFDLEKERSGLDEQGLKIAENQETSQKNRRRLAENTRDFKKASPDDKLSLFNSLLKSYQEEVDNLTKRAKFGENAFLNIYQKLYEAPDPYPALASMADQDQKLSELETENRKMKLELEEYRAESAHLKNQQATIRRLEERNRQLEQQMEEKVREMVEMKQRSLAEDSQKTLEALKDRERALQDQLRQATESVKNMQKLHESAQSQLFELRTQSEEDRTAKEAEVSLLMDEVERAQSRLVSLEREKGDLRSQLQTTNEDTSNNSDYMDPSDILESSLNAKEKIISELNAELRNIESTLSSEKEMHVNEVKKLTALLSEKETAITELKKELQERPTTRLVDDLKKKVQILQAVGYNSIEAEDWELATNGEEMSKLEALLLDKNRKMEHELTQLKVKISEKSSLLEEAEKKIAELTSKVEEQQKLILKLEDDILKGCSSTDRRSSLLNDWDLQEIGSNEVSEGTDPRNSSPDQDQSSMLKVICNQRDRFRTRLRETEEELRRLKEKYEMLAVELEKTKADNVQLYGKIRYVQDYSHEKIVSRGPKKYAEDIESGSSDVETKYKKMYEDDINPFAAFSRKEKDQRYKELGIRDKITLSSGRFLLGNKFARTFIFFYTIGLHLLVFTLLYRMSALSYLSITPAHDEIILDAGNQTLSHMP; translated from the exons ATGGACCCCTCGCCGGCCGCGGCGGAGCGcgaccgctcgccgccgccgccccctcccccgcccccgtCCTCCTCCACGTCGCCTCTCGCCGTCGTCTGCAGCTTCTGGAAAG ACTTTGATTTGGAGAAAGAAAGAAGTGGGTTGGATGAGCAGGGTTTAAAGATTGCGGAGAATCAAGAGACGAGCCAGAAGAACCGACGTAGACTTGCTGAGAATACTCGGGACTTCAAGAAGGCATCTCCAGATGACAAGCTTAGTTTGTTCAACTCATTGCTTAAGAGTTACCAGGAGGAAGTTGACAATCTCACAAAAAGAGCAAAGTTTGGAGAAAATGCATTTCTCAACATCTATCAGAAGCTCTATGAAGCCCCTGATCCATATCCAGCTCTCGCTTCTATGGCT GATCAAGACCAGAAACTATCTGAACTGGAGACTGAAAACCGGAAGATGAAACTTGAGCTTGAAGAATACCGGGCGGAATCTGCGCACCTAAAGAACCAACAGGCGACGATTAGGCGACTTGAGGAGCGAAACCGCCAACTAGAACAACAG ATGGAAGAAAAAGTTAGAGAGATGGTTGAAATGAAACAGCGAAGCTTGGCAGAAGATAGTCAGAAAACTCTCGAAGCCCTGAAAGATAG GGAACGGGCGTTGCAGGACCAACTAAGGCAAGCTACAGAAAGTGTCAAGAATATGCAGAAGTTACATGAATCGGCACAAAGCCAATTGTTTGAGCTTCGTACTCAATCAG AGGAGGACCGGACAGCAAAGGAAGCTGAAGTGAGCCTTCTGATGGATGAAGTTGAACGCGCTCAATCACGATTAGTTAGCCTTGAGAGAGAAAAG GGGGATTTACGGTCTCAGTTGCAGACAACAAATGAAGACACAAGTAATAATAG TGATTACATGGACCCAAGTGATATACTTGAGAGTTCTTTGAATGCCAAGGAGAAGATCATATCAGAGTTGAATGCAGAACTGCGTAACATTGAAAGTACTTTATCAAGTGAGAAAGAAATGCATGTGAATGAAGTAAAGAAGTTGACTGCTTTACTCAGTGAGAAG GAAACTGCGATAACGGAGTTGAagaaagaacttcaagaaagacctACGACTAGACTAGTTGATGATCTCAAGAAAAAGGTTCAGATTTTGCAG GCTGTTGGGTACAACTCAATTGAAGCTGAAGACTGGGAGCTAGCAACTAATGGTGAAGAAATGAGCAAACTGGAAGCTTTGCTTCTTGATAAGAACCGCAAAATGGAGCATGAACTTACACAGTTGAAG GTTAAAATATCAGAGAAGTCAAGTCTTCTTGAGGAAGCTGAGAAAAAGATTGCTGAACTAACTTCAAAGGTTGAAGAGCAGCAAAAATTGATTCTGAAACTCGAGGATGACATATTAAAG GGCTGCAGTTCAACTGATAGGAGGAGTTCTCTTTTGAATGATTGGGATCTTCAAGAAATAGGCTCAAATGAAGTATCGGAG GGTACTGATCCAAGGAATTCATCACCAGACCAAGATCAAAGTTCCATGCTCAAGGTCATCTGCAATCAGAGGGACCGTTTCCGTACACGACTACGTGAAACCGAAGAG GAACTGAGGAGATTAAAAGAGAAGTATGAAATGCTAGCTGTAGAATTGGAAAAAACAAAAGCTGATAATGTTCAATTGTACGGAAAGATTCGATACGTCCAGGACTACAGTCATGAGAAGATTGTTTCTAGAGGACCAAAGAAG TACGCAGAAGATATTGAAAGTGGTTCTTCAGATGTTGAAACAAAGTACAAGAAAATGTACGAGGATGACATAAATCCTTTTGCAGCTTTCTCGAGGAAG GAAAAGGATCAAAGATACAAGGAACTTGGTATAAGAGATAAGATCACTCTCAGTAGTGGCCGTTTTCTCCTCGGTAACAA ATTTGCCCGGACATTTATATTCTTCTACACTATTGGATTGCATCTCCTCGTGTTCACGCTGCTGTACAGAATGTCAGCTTTGAGCTATCTGAG CATAACACCTGCACATGATGAGATCATCCTTGACGCTGGCAATCAGACATTATCGCACATGCCCTGA